One region of Streptococcus salivarius genomic DNA includes:
- a CDS encoding YlxQ-related RNA-binding protein — MNNTEKLSNMLGLAQRAGKLISGEELVIKAVQSGQARLVFLANDAGSNVTKKTTDKCNYYNIEVSTVFNALELSMAIGKPRKTVAVVDAGFSKKMRTLME; from the coding sequence TTGAATAACACAGAAAAATTGTCAAATATGTTAGGACTGGCACAAAGAGCTGGAAAACTTATTTCTGGCGAAGAACTTGTCATCAAGGCAGTTCAATCAGGGCAGGCGAGACTAGTTTTTCTTGCCAATGATGCTGGTAGTAACGTGACTAAAAAGACGACTGATAAATGTAACTACTATAATATAGAAGTCTCCACAGTGTTTAACGCACTGGAATTAAGCATGGCTATTGGTAAACCAAGAAAAACGGTTGCTGTAGTTGATGCTGGATTTTCAAAGAAAATGAGGACTCTTATGGAATAA
- the infB gene encoding translation initiation factor IF-2 yields the protein MSKKRLYEIAKEVGVESKVVVAKAQELGLSVKSHSSSVEEADANRITSSLKGGTAKAESKPAPKATPTPKEEKVAPKVYKVPVAKSAPAKETSKAEVKEAPATPKKPQSRNFKAEREARAKAEAERRQNGGGRDNRNRNRNQQGNDQGKRQNNDRRNQNGNGQGNRNNGNRGNNSNRDRNFQGKQRNDQGRNKRNDAARNNQAGPRIDFKARAAALKAEQNAEYSRQSETRFREEKAAEQRRAKEQEKARKEKQQAEVAAQKAVAEAKPAPKPAPAAQPAPAAQAQDTRRKKARPDKSRDNRRENEDGPKQTRNNKWNNQNQVRNQRNSNWNKNKNKKGKNNRGNSAPKPVTERKFHELPKEFEYTEGMTVAEIAKRIKREPAEIVKKLFMMGVMATQNQSLDGDTIELLMVDYGIEATKKEEVDNADIERFFVDEDYLNKDAMVERAPVVTIMGHVDHGKTTLLDTLRNSRVATGEAGGITQHIGAYQIEEGGKKITFLDTPGHAAFTSMRARGASVTDITILIVAADDGVMPQTIEAINHSKAAGVPIIVAINKIDKPGANPERVIGELAEHGVISTAWGGDSEFVEISAKFGQNIEELLETVLLVAEVEELKADPTVRAIGTVIEARLDKGKGAVATLLVQQGTLHVQDPIVVGNTFGRVRAMTNDLGRRIKTAAPSTPVSITGLNEAPMAGDHFAVYEDEKAARAAGEERAKRALMKQRQQTHRVSLDNLFDTLKAGELKTVNVIIKADVQGSVEALAASLLKIDVEGVRVNVVHSAVGAINESDITLAEASDAVVIGFNVRPTPQARQQAETDEVEIRLHSIIYKVIEEIEDAMKGMLDPEFEEKVIGEAIIRETFKVSKVGTIGGFMVTSGKITRDSSARVIRDGVVIFDGKLASLKHFKDDVKEVGNAQEGGLMIENYNDIKVDDVIEAYIMEEIKR from the coding sequence GTGTCAAAGAAACGATTATATGAAATCGCAAAAGAGGTTGGTGTAGAAAGCAAGGTTGTTGTTGCAAAAGCTCAAGAACTTGGTCTTTCTGTGAAGAGCCATTCCTCATCAGTTGAAGAAGCTGATGCTAATCGTATCACTTCAAGTTTAAAAGGGGGAACAGCTAAGGCTGAAAGCAAGCCAGCTCCTAAAGCGACACCAACTCCTAAAGAGGAAAAGGTAGCGCCTAAGGTTTATAAGGTACCTGTTGCCAAATCAGCTCCAGCTAAAGAAACATCAAAGGCTGAAGTCAAAGAAGCCCCTGCGACTCCGAAAAAACCACAAAGCCGTAATTTTAAGGCAGAACGTGAAGCACGTGCCAAGGCAGAAGCAGAGCGTCGTCAAAACGGCGGAGGCCGTGACAACCGTAATCGTAACCGAAATCAACAAGGGAACGATCAAGGTAAACGTCAGAATAATGATCGTCGCAACCAAAATGGAAATGGTCAAGGCAACCGTAATAATGGGAACCGCGGTAACAATAGTAATCGTGACCGTAATTTCCAAGGTAAACAGCGCAATGATCAAGGTCGAAATAAACGTAACGATGCTGCCCGCAACAATCAGGCAGGTCCACGTATTGACTTTAAAGCGCGTGCAGCAGCCTTGAAAGCAGAGCAAAATGCAGAATATTCACGTCAAAGTGAAACACGCTTCCGTGAAGAAAAAGCTGCAGAGCAACGCCGTGCGAAAGAGCAAGAAAAGGCAAGAAAAGAAAAACAACAGGCTGAAGTCGCTGCTCAAAAAGCAGTTGCTGAAGCTAAGCCAGCTCCCAAACCAGCACCGGCTGCTCAACCAGCTCCAGCTGCGCAAGCACAAGATACACGTCGTAAAAAGGCACGTCCAGATAAATCACGTGATAATCGTCGCGAGAATGAAGATGGACCTAAGCAAACAAGAAATAATAAGTGGAATAATCAAAACCAAGTGAGAAATCAACGAAATAGTAACTGGAATAAAAACAAAAATAAAAAAGGTAAAAATAACCGTGGTAATTCAGCTCCAAAACCAGTAACAGAGCGTAAATTCCATGAATTACCAAAAGAATTTGAATACACTGAAGGCATGACGGTTGCAGAAATCGCAAAACGTATTAAACGTGAGCCAGCTGAAATCGTTAAGAAACTCTTCATGATGGGTGTTATGGCAACTCAAAACCAATCTCTTGATGGGGATACTATTGAGTTGTTGATGGTTGACTACGGTATTGAAGCAACCAAGAAAGAAGAAGTCGATAATGCTGATATCGAACGTTTCTTTGTTGACGAAGACTACCTCAATAAAGATGCTATGGTAGAACGTGCACCAGTTGTTACTATCATGGGACACGTTGACCATGGTAAAACAACCCTTCTTGATACCCTTCGTAACTCACGTGTTGCGACTGGAGAAGCTGGTGGTATCACACAGCATATTGGTGCCTATCAAATTGAAGAGGGTGGTAAGAAAATCACCTTCCTTGATACTCCAGGACACGCGGCCTTTACATCTATGCGTGCCCGTGGTGCTTCTGTTACAGATATTACTATCTTGATTGTCGCTGCGGATGACGGTGTTATGCCACAAACTATTGAAGCCATCAACCACTCTAAGGCTGCTGGTGTTCCAATCATTGTTGCGATTAACAAGATTGATAAACCAGGTGCTAACCCAGAGCGTGTAATCGGTGAATTGGCAGAGCATGGCGTTATCTCAACTGCATGGGGTGGGGATAGCGAATTCGTTGAAATTTCAGCGAAGTTTGGTCAAAATATTGAAGAATTGCTTGAAACAGTTCTTCTTGTGGCTGAAGTGGAAGAACTTAAAGCTGACCCAACAGTTCGTGCCATCGGTACCGTTATTGAAGCGCGTTTGGATAAAGGTAAAGGTGCGGTTGCAACCCTCCTTGTTCAACAAGGTACTTTGCATGTTCAAGACCCAATCGTTGTTGGTAATACCTTCGGACGTGTCCGTGCTATGACCAATGACCTTGGTCGTCGTATTAAGACTGCAGCACCATCAACACCAGTTTCAATTACTGGTTTGAACGAAGCGCCTATGGCGGGTGACCATTTTGCCGTTTATGAAGATGAAAAAGCAGCTCGTGCAGCCGGTGAAGAACGTGCCAAACGTGCCCTTATGAAACAACGTCAACAAACACATCGTGTTAGTCTTGATAACCTCTTTGATACCCTTAAAGCTGGTGAATTGAAGACTGTTAATGTTATCATCAAGGCCGACGTACAAGGTTCTGTTGAAGCCTTGGCAGCATCACTTCTTAAGATTGATGTTGAGGGTGTTCGTGTTAATGTTGTTCACTCAGCAGTAGGTGCTATCAACGAATCTGATATTACTCTTGCGGAAGCTTCAGATGCTGTTGTTATCGGATTTAACGTTCGTCCTACACCACAAGCACGTCAACAAGCGGAAACTGATGAAGTTGAAATTCGTCTTCACAGCATCATCTACAAGGTTATCGAAGAAATCGAAGATGCCATGAAAGGGATGCTTGATCCTGAATTTGAAGAAAAAGTCATTGGTGAAGCTATTATCCGTGAAACCTTCAAAGTTTCTAAAGTCGGAACAATCGGTGGCTTCATGGTTACTAGTGGTAAAATCACTCGTGATTCAAGTGCCCGTGTGATTCGTGATGGTGTCGTTATTTTTGATGGTAAATTGGCAAGCTTGAAACACTTTAAAGATGACGTTAAAGAAGTCGGAAACGCTCAAGAGGGTGGTTTGATGATTGAAAACTATAACGATATTAAAGTTGATGACGTTATCGAAGCTTACATTATGGAAGAAATTAAACGTTAA
- the rbfA gene encoding 30S ribosome-binding factor RbfA, protein MGNSFRVDRVGMEIKREVNEILQKKVRDPRVQDVTITDVQMLGDLSAAKIFYTIHSTLASDNQKAQTGLEKATGTIKRELGKKLTMYKIPDLTFIKDESIEYGKKIDEMLRNLERKD, encoded by the coding sequence ATGGGAAATTCATTTCGTGTAGACCGTGTTGGTATGGAAATCAAACGTGAGGTCAATGAAATTCTTCAAAAGAAAGTTCGTGACCCACGTGTGCAAGATGTCACTATCACAGATGTACAGATGCTTGGTGATTTGTCAGCTGCTAAGATTTTTTACACCATTCATTCAACCTTGGCCTCAGATAACCAAAAAGCACAAACTGGTCTTGAAAAGGCTACTGGGACAATCAAGCGTGAACTTGGTAAAAAATTGACCATGTATAAGATTCCAGATTTGACCTTCATTAAGGATGAGTCTATCGAATACGGTAAAAAAATTGATGAAATGCTTCGTAATTTGGAGCGTAAAGACTAA
- a CDS encoding TIGR00730 family Rossman fold protein: protein MKVTVYLGANMGDSPSFKKATIALGQWIAKNGHTLVYGGSKMGLMGVLGDTVLENGGQAHGIMPQFLKDREIAYEGLTSMTIVETMAERKTAMLEQGDLFIALPGGLGTLEEISEAIAAARVGKLDKPCVFFNLNGYYDAMKTMLDTMVAHDFLEAETAAKFLFTDDFSEIEAFVQSYEPPQLRRYR, encoded by the coding sequence ATGAAAGTAACGGTCTATTTGGGTGCTAATATGGGTGATAGTCCTAGCTTTAAGAAAGCAACAATTGCCTTGGGTCAGTGGATTGCTAAAAATGGGCATACCCTAGTCTATGGTGGCAGTAAGATGGGACTTATGGGAGTTCTTGGTGATACGGTTTTGGAAAATGGTGGACAGGCTCATGGCATTATGCCACAATTCCTCAAAGATAGGGAGATAGCTTATGAGGGGTTAACCTCAATGACGATAGTAGAAACTATGGCAGAACGAAAGACTGCTATGCTAGAGCAAGGAGATCTCTTTATCGCCCTTCCAGGAGGTCTAGGGACACTGGAAGAAATCTCTGAAGCTATTGCGGCTGCTCGAGTCGGTAAGTTGGACAAACCCTGTGTTTTCTTCAATCTCAATGGCTATTATGATGCTATGAAAACGATGTTAGATACCATGGTTGCTCATGATTTTTTGGAGGCTGAAACAGCAGCAAAATTCCTCTTTACAGATGATTTTTCAGAAATTGAAGCTTTCGTCCAGTCTTATGAACCACCTCAATTGAGACGTTATCGGTAG
- a CDS encoding UDP-N-acetylmuramoyl-L-alanyl-D-glutamate--L-lysine ligase: MITIEQVLEVLKKDRNFRDIIDQDNYYYSWTGVTFDHLSYDSRDVTPSSLFFAKGAAFKPEFLENAVKAGLSFYVAEKDYQVGIPVIIVTDIKQAMSLVAQVFYQYPQDKLKLLAFTGTKGKTTAAYFAFNILKQNHKPAMLSTMNTTLDGKNFFKSTLTTPESLDLFRMMAEAVDNGMTHLIMEVSSQAYLTKRVYGLTFDVGVFLNISPDHIGPIEHPTFEDYFYHKRLLLENSRVVIVNSGMNHFAFVAEEVADKEHDFYGKNSDNAVKHGSGFSFKASGKLAGDYDIQLIGDFNQDNAMAAGLACLRLGASLQDIKEGIAQTSVPGRMEVLTQTKGAKVFVDYAHNGDSLDKLLQVVTSHQDGHISLILGAPGNKGESRRKDFGHVLNTYPDVDVFLTADDPNKEDPLAICQEIASHINREVRIIVDREKAIKTAMSETIDSKDAVVIAGKGADAFQIVNGKRDNYAGDIEVAKKYL, encoded by the coding sequence ATGATTACTATTGAACAAGTTCTAGAGGTTCTCAAAAAGGACCGTAATTTTCGAGATATTATTGACCAAGACAACTACTACTATTCATGGACTGGAGTGACTTTTGATCATCTTTCTTACGACAGTCGTGATGTCACACCATCTTCCCTCTTTTTTGCCAAAGGGGCTGCCTTTAAGCCTGAATTTTTAGAGAATGCTGTCAAAGCTGGCTTGAGTTTCTACGTGGCTGAAAAAGATTATCAAGTGGGAATTCCTGTCATTATCGTAACAGATATCAAGCAGGCTATGAGCCTCGTTGCTCAGGTCTTCTACCAATACCCCCAAGACAAACTAAAATTGCTGGCTTTTACTGGGACAAAAGGGAAAACAACAGCAGCCTACTTTGCCTTCAATATTCTCAAGCAAAATCATAAACCTGCTATGCTTTCAACCATGAACACGACACTAGACGGAAAAAACTTCTTCAAGTCTACCTTAACAACACCTGAGAGTTTGGACCTTTTCCGTATGATGGCTGAAGCTGTTGATAATGGCATGACCCATCTGATTATGGAAGTCTCAAGTCAGGCCTATCTGACTAAGCGTGTCTATGGACTGACTTTTGATGTAGGTGTCTTTCTTAACATCAGCCCAGACCATATTGGACCTATTGAACATCCAACCTTTGAAGACTACTTCTACCATAAGCGTCTTCTCTTGGAAAACAGTCGAGTTGTTATCGTCAATAGCGGTATGAATCACTTTGCTTTTGTCGCTGAGGAAGTTGCAGATAAAGAGCATGACTTCTATGGTAAAAACTCCGACAATGCTGTTAAACATGGCTCAGGCTTTAGCTTTAAGGCAAGTGGGAAACTAGCCGGCGACTATGATATCCAACTTATCGGTGACTTTAACCAGGACAATGCTATGGCTGCAGGTCTAGCCTGCCTACGTCTTGGAGCTAGCCTTCAAGACATCAAAGAAGGGATTGCTCAGACCTCTGTTCCAGGGCGTATGGAAGTTCTTACACAAACTAAAGGAGCCAAGGTTTTTGTGGACTATGCTCACAATGGAGATAGCCTAGATAAGCTCTTACAAGTCGTAACCAGCCATCAAGATGGCCATATTAGCCTAATTCTAGGGGCTCCTGGAAATAAAGGTGAAAGTCGTCGTAAAGACTTCGGACATGTCCTCAATACCTACCCTGATGTTGATGTCTTCCTAACAGCCGACGATCCTAACAAGGAGGATCCTCTTGCTATCTGTCAAGAAATTGCCAGTCACATCAACCGTGAGGTACGTATCATTGTTGATCGAGAGAAAGCTATTAAAACAGCAATGTCTGAGACTATAGACTCCAAAGACGCTGTGGTTATCGCTGGTAAAGGTGCTGATGCCTTCCAGATCGTAAATGGTAAACGTGATAACTATGCTGGCGATATTGAAGTCGCTAAGAAATATTTGTAA
- a CDS encoding putative polysaccharide biosynthesis protein — protein sequence MTETKTDTQQQQMLRGTAWMTASNIISRLLGALYIIPWYAWMGKQGDQANALFGQGYNIYALFLLISTAGIPVAIAKQVSKYNTLGKMETSFFLLKRILYYMIGLGLIFGVFMYFASPWMSYLSGGDEDLVRVMRSLSWAVVIFPSMSVLRGFFQGFNNMKPYALSQIAEQIIRVIWMLLTTFFIMKIGTGDYVTAVVQSTFAAFIGMLASYGVLFFYLWKEGKLKSLFGKQAVHPDINPTAIVIETFKEAIPFIITGSAVQLFQLIDQWTFIRTMEKFTSNSNSQLQVLYAYLSSNPSKITMILIAVAISIAGVGIPLLTENMVKKDLRGAAKLIINNLQLLLLFIVPAIAGSVILAKPLYTVFYGAPDSQAHLLFVASLIQVIFLALYSVLAPMLQAIFETRKAINYFVIGVLVKGILQLPLIIFLGALGPVISTAIGLGVPIALMYNRLHTVTHFSRKTVFRKALLICILTVLMAIPVAVFYGVFQFVLSPTSRVGSVIYLIIGGGLGIGVYGVLALVTRMADQLLGTRAASLRAKLHIK from the coding sequence ATGACTGAAACTAAAACTGACACACAGCAGCAGCAGATGCTAAGAGGGACGGCGTGGATGACAGCATCCAATATTATCAGTCGTCTATTAGGGGCACTTTACATTATTCCTTGGTATGCTTGGATGGGTAAACAGGGCGACCAAGCCAATGCCCTCTTTGGTCAAGGGTATAACATTTATGCCCTTTTCCTTTTGATTTCTACAGCAGGGATTCCAGTCGCAATTGCCAAACAGGTGTCTAAATACAACACTCTTGGAAAGATGGAGACGAGTTTCTTCTTACTCAAGCGTATCTTGTATTACATGATTGGTCTCGGACTGATCTTTGGCGTTTTCATGTACTTTGCTTCGCCGTGGATGTCTTACCTTTCTGGGGGAGACGAGGATCTGGTTCGCGTAATGCGTAGTCTTTCTTGGGCAGTTGTTATTTTCCCATCTATGTCTGTTTTACGAGGCTTTTTCCAAGGCTTTAACAACATGAAGCCTTATGCCTTAAGTCAGATTGCGGAGCAGATTATCCGTGTTATTTGGATGCTGTTGACGACCTTCTTCATCATGAAAATTGGGACAGGCGATTATGTGACAGCAGTTGTCCAATCGACTTTTGCCGCTTTCATTGGTATGTTGGCTAGTTATGGGGTGCTTTTCTTCTACCTTTGGAAGGAGGGCAAGCTCAAGAGTCTTTTTGGCAAGCAGGCTGTTCATCCAGATATCAATCCGACTGCAATTGTTATTGAAACCTTTAAGGAAGCCATTCCTTTCATTATCACTGGGTCAGCGGTTCAACTGTTTCAGTTGATTGATCAATGGACCTTTATCCGTACTATGGAGAAGTTTACAAGCAATAGTAACAGTCAGCTTCAGGTTCTCTATGCTTACTTGTCTTCAAACCCAAGTAAGATTACTATGATTTTGATTGCTGTAGCTATCTCCATTGCTGGGGTTGGGATTCCACTCTTAACGGAAAATATGGTTAAAAAGGACCTTCGAGGAGCGGCTAAACTGATTATCAATAACCTACAGTTGCTTTTGCTCTTTATTGTACCTGCCATTGCAGGATCAGTGATTCTGGCTAAACCACTCTACACAGTTTTTTACGGGGCACCAGATAGCCAGGCCCACTTGCTCTTTGTAGCCAGTCTGATTCAAGTTATTTTCTTGGCCTTGTATAGCGTTTTAGCACCTATGCTTCAGGCAATCTTTGAAACCCGTAAAGCTATCAACTATTTTGTGATTGGGGTTTTAGTTAAGGGAATCTTACAGTTACCATTGATTATTTTCCTAGGAGCTCTTGGACCAGTTATTTCAACAGCCATCGGCTTAGGTGTTCCAATTGCTCTGATGTATAATCGCCTCCACACTGTTACGCACTTTAGTCGTAAGACAGTGTTTAGAAAAGCCTTACTCATCTGTATCCTTACAGTGCTCATGGCTATTCCAGTTGCAGTCTTCTATGGGGTGTTCCAGTTTGTACTTTCACCAACAAGCCGTGTGGGCAGTGTGATTTACTTGATTATTGGAGGAGGCCTTGGAATTGGTGTTTATGGCGTTCTTGCTCTTGTAACTCGTATGGCTGACCAATTGCTTGGCACCCGAGCAGCTAGCCTACGTGCTAAATTACATATTAAATAA
- a CDS encoding cation-translocating P-type ATPase: protein MTDSRQEKIKLGTYSPEQVYQVLQTSCQGLSSQEVKERQATYGPNQLKESKTEPIWLTFFRHFTSLMALLLWAGGFIAMLSHSLELGIAIWLVNIINGLFSFIQEYRASQATAALNKLLPSYARVLRDGKEDKILAQDLVPGDLVFIEEGDRISADGRLVTVTDLQVNQSALTGESNPIYKSDQADLTPDKTELEYDNMVFAGTTVSSGSGHFIVSAIGMKTEFGQIADLTQNLSEEKSPLQKELDHLTKQISVIAVSVGLFFMVAATLFVHQPLSQAFIFALGMIVAFIPEGLLPTVTLSLAMAVQRMAKDHALVKKLSSVETLGATSVICSDKTGTLTQNAMTVNHLWTLSDSYGVTGLGYAPEGQIEQEGQPVSLEENELLNRLVRFSHLASNAQVVAPSADNPNYTILGDPTEACLNVLAEKARINLNDNHTWAPRIKEIPFDSDRKRMTTVHKLESGLDGSYHISITKGAPKEVMELCSDYYDNQGMIKSLTATERQAILAANDKFARDGLRVLAVAYRPLDSEHIGEDRWNMQTLEENMVFLGLVAMSDPPRQGVREAIEKCHRASIRIIMVTGDYGLTALSIAKKIGIVQGDDARVVSGLELAAMDDDQLKEALKGEIVFARVAPEQKYRVVNALQELGEVVAVTGDGVNDAPALKKADIGVAMGVSGTDVAKESADMILTDDHFVSIVHAVEEGRAVYRNIQKFLTYIFNSNTPEAVPSAFFLFSLGRIPLPLTVMQILAIDLGTDMVPALGLGVEPPEEGVMDKPPRRLSDRLLNRQLLIKAFVWYGLIEAALAMGAFFLNYWVNQGNLNHLASSGPLYREATTMTLGAIIFTQIGMAMNSRKGRGSIFQLKPFANRIISLGIVLEIVLFIILSYVPLFHTLFNTAPIGLDDWLYLLACPFVIMALEEIRYRLFDKK, encoded by the coding sequence ATGACTGATTCTAGACAAGAAAAGATAAAATTAGGGACCTATTCTCCTGAACAAGTTTACCAAGTCTTGCAGACAAGCTGTCAAGGTTTGAGCTCACAAGAGGTTAAGGAGAGGCAGGCGACTTATGGACCTAACCAATTGAAGGAAAGTAAGACGGAGCCTATTTGGCTGACCTTTTTCAGACATTTTACTAGTCTCATGGCTCTCTTATTGTGGGCTGGTGGCTTTATCGCTATGCTCTCTCATAGCTTGGAGTTGGGGATTGCAATTTGGTTGGTCAACATTATTAATGGTCTCTTTAGCTTTATTCAAGAATATAGAGCAAGTCAGGCTACGGCAGCTCTTAACAAGCTTCTTCCATCCTATGCGCGAGTTCTTCGTGATGGTAAGGAGGACAAGATTCTAGCTCAAGACTTGGTGCCAGGTGACTTGGTTTTCATTGAAGAAGGAGACCGTATTTCTGCTGATGGACGTTTGGTCACTGTGACAGATTTGCAGGTTAATCAATCGGCCCTCACTGGTGAGTCTAATCCTATTTATAAGTCAGATCAAGCAGATTTGACTCCCGACAAGACTGAGTTAGAATATGACAATATGGTATTTGCAGGGACGACAGTCTCTTCTGGTTCTGGACATTTTATAGTATCTGCTATCGGTATGAAAACTGAGTTTGGACAGATTGCGGATTTGACACAGAATCTTTCTGAGGAAAAGAGTCCCCTTCAGAAAGAATTAGATCATTTGACCAAACAGATTTCGGTCATCGCAGTATCTGTAGGTCTCTTCTTTATGGTGGCAGCGACCCTATTTGTCCATCAGCCTTTGTCTCAAGCCTTTATTTTTGCATTGGGGATGATTGTGGCCTTTATTCCAGAGGGCCTTCTTCCCACAGTTACTCTCTCTCTAGCCATGGCAGTTCAGCGTATGGCTAAGGATCATGCTTTGGTTAAGAAGTTGTCTTCGGTAGAGACGCTAGGAGCAACTTCTGTTATTTGTTCGGATAAAACAGGGACTTTGACGCAAAATGCTATGACGGTTAACCACCTGTGGACCTTGTCAGACAGTTATGGGGTAACTGGGCTAGGTTACGCACCGGAAGGGCAGATTGAGCAGGAAGGACAACCTGTTTCTCTTGAAGAAAATGAGCTCCTTAATCGTTTGGTCAGATTCTCACATTTGGCTAGCAATGCTCAAGTTGTAGCTCCTAGTGCTGATAATCCCAATTATACGATTTTAGGTGATCCAACTGAGGCTTGTCTTAATGTTCTCGCCGAAAAAGCAAGAATAAATTTAAATGACAATCATACTTGGGCCCCTCGAATCAAGGAAATTCCCTTCGATTCTGATCGTAAACGGATGACAACAGTGCATAAGCTTGAGTCAGGATTGGATGGTAGTTATCATATATCTATCACCAAAGGTGCTCCAAAAGAAGTGATGGAGCTTTGCTCAGATTACTATGATAATCAAGGGATGATTAAATCATTGACAGCTACTGAGCGTCAGGCTATCCTTGCGGCTAACGATAAGTTTGCCCGTGATGGTCTACGTGTTTTAGCTGTGGCCTATAGACCTTTAGATAGCGAGCATATTGGAGAAGACCGGTGGAACATGCAGACCCTGGAGGAAAATATGGTCTTTCTAGGTTTAGTTGCCATGAGTGATCCGCCACGTCAGGGGGTGCGAGAGGCTATTGAAAAATGCCATCGAGCCAGTATTCGTATTATCATGGTGACAGGTGACTATGGTTTGACAGCTCTCAGTATTGCTAAGAAAATCGGAATTGTACAAGGGGATGACGCGCGTGTTGTTTCGGGACTTGAACTAGCTGCCATGGATGACGACCAGCTCAAAGAAGCGCTTAAAGGGGAAATTGTTTTTGCTCGTGTAGCGCCTGAACAGAAATACCGTGTGGTCAATGCACTTCAGGAGCTTGGTGAGGTTGTCGCTGTTACTGGTGATGGTGTTAATGATGCCCCTGCCCTTAAAAAAGCTGATATCGGTGTAGCTATGGGGGTATCGGGAACCGATGTTGCCAAGGAATCTGCGGATATGATCTTAACAGATGATCATTTTGTTTCGATTGTACATGCTGTTGAAGAAGGTCGTGCGGTTTATAGAAATATTCAAAAATTCCTGACTTATATTTTTAATTCCAATACACCTGAAGCTGTACCCTCTGCTTTCTTCTTGTTCTCTTTGGGACGCATACCTCTTCCCTTAACGGTTATGCAAATCCTAGCTATTGACTTGGGGACAGATATGGTACCTGCTTTGGGATTGGGGGTTGAACCACCTGAAGAAGGAGTGATGGATAAGCCACCAAGACGTTTATCAGACCGCTTACTCAATCGCCAACTATTGATTAAAGCTTTTGTCTGGTACGGACTGATTGAAGCAGCCTTAGCTATGGGGGCTTTCTTCCTTAATTATTGGGTTAATCAAGGTAACTTAAACCATTTGGCTAGCTCAGGTCCTCTCTACCGAGAGGCAACCACAATGACCTTAGGTGCTATTATCTTTACCCAAATTGGTATGGCTATGAATAGCCGTAAGGGTAGGGGATCTATTTTCCAACTTAAACCATTTGCTAATCGGATTATTAGCTTAGGGATTGTTTTAGAAATTGTTCTCTTTATCATCCTGTCTTACGTGCCTCTCTTCCACACGCTATTTAACACTGCGCCTATTGGACTTGATGATTGGCTCTATTTACTCGCTTGTCCGTTTGTTATTATGGCTTTGGAAGAAATTAGATATCGCTTATTTGATAAAAAGTAA